A genomic window from Streptococcus sanguinis includes:
- a CDS encoding aspartate carbamoyltransferase catalytic subunit, which produces MSSNQIALKNLVSMETLSNEEVMALIKRGIEFKNGAKVHYDEQHIVSNLFFEPSTRTHKAFEVAELKLGCDLLDFDVKTSSVNKGETLYDTILTMSALGVDVCVIRHPEVDYYKELVESPTITTSIVNGGDGSGQHPSQSLLDLMTIYQEFGRFEGLKVAIAGDLDHSRVAKSNMQILKRLGAELYFAGPEEWRSQEFADYGKFVTIDEVIDQVDVMMFLRVQHERHDYESIFSKENYHRLHGLTQERYDRMKDTAILMHPAPVNRDVEIADHLVEAPKSRIVEQMTNGVFVRMAIIEAVLKGRQ; this is translated from the coding sequence ATGTCATCCAATCAAATCGCTCTTAAGAACCTTGTTTCTATGGAAACTCTGTCAAATGAAGAAGTTATGGCGCTGATTAAACGCGGAATCGAATTTAAAAATGGCGCTAAAGTCCATTATGATGAGCAGCATATCGTGTCTAACCTCTTCTTTGAACCTTCTACGCGGACACACAAGGCCTTTGAGGTAGCAGAGTTGAAGTTAGGCTGCGATCTTCTGGACTTTGATGTCAAGACCAGCTCGGTCAATAAAGGAGAAACCTTGTATGACACAATCCTGACTATGTCTGCCCTTGGCGTCGATGTTTGTGTCATTCGCCACCCAGAGGTGGACTATTACAAAGAGCTAGTTGAAAGCCCAACCATTACGACTTCTATCGTAAACGGAGGAGACGGTTCTGGTCAGCATCCTAGCCAGAGCTTGCTGGACCTGATGACCATTTATCAAGAGTTTGGTCGCTTTGAAGGACTCAAGGTTGCGATTGCTGGTGACTTGGATCATTCGCGCGTGGCTAAGTCAAATATGCAGATTCTCAAGCGCTTGGGAGCAGAGCTCTACTTTGCAGGTCCGGAAGAATGGCGGAGCCAGGAGTTTGCGGACTATGGTAAATTTGTCACCATTGATGAGGTGATTGATCAAGTGGATGTCATGATGTTCCTGCGCGTGCAGCATGAGCGCCATGACTACGAGTCCATCTTTTCTAAAGAAAATTACCACAGACTGCATGGTCTGACTCAAGAGCGTTATGACCGCATGAAAGATACAGCAATTCTGATGCATCCGGCTCCAGTTAACCGTGATGTAGAAATTGCGGATCACTTGGTCGAAGCGCCAAAATCACGTATCGTTGAACAAATGACCAACGGCGTCTTTGTCAGAATGGCTATTATCGAAGCAGTTCTGAAAGGTCGTCAATAA
- the carA gene encoding glutamine-hydrolyzing carbamoyl-phosphate synthase small subunit, whose protein sequence is MAKRLLILENGMIFEGEAFGADLFVTGEIVFNTGMTGYQESITDQSYNGQILTFTYPLVGNYGVNRDDYESILPTCKGVVVYEYARRASNWRQQLSLDEFLKIKKIPGISGIDTRALTKIIRQHGTMRATIANAEDSIEHLQDQLQATVLPTDNIKQVSTKQAYPAPGTGRSVVLVDFGLKHSILRELAKRNCSVTVVPYDTSAEEILQLNPDGVMLSNGPGNPEDVPEALDMIRGVQGKIPIFGICMGHQLFSMANGAKTHKMKFGHRGFNHAVREIATGRVDFTSQNHGYAVSREDLPECLIVTHEEINDKSVEGVRHRDYPAFSVQFHPDAAPGPHDADYLFDEFMEMMDAHQAY, encoded by the coding sequence ATGGCAAAGAGACTTTTAATATTAGAAAATGGCATGATTTTTGAAGGGGAAGCTTTTGGAGCGGATCTTTTTGTAACAGGGGAAATCGTCTTTAACACAGGCATGACAGGCTATCAGGAATCGATTACGGACCAGTCTTACAATGGCCAGATTTTGACCTTTACCTATCCTTTGGTTGGAAATTATGGTGTCAACCGGGACGACTATGAATCCATTCTGCCGACCTGTAAGGGAGTGGTAGTCTATGAGTATGCACGTCGTGCCAGCAACTGGCGCCAGCAATTGTCTTTGGATGAGTTCCTCAAAATCAAGAAGATACCAGGAATTTCGGGAATTGATACAAGGGCACTAACCAAGATTATCCGCCAGCATGGAACCATGCGGGCGACCATTGCTAATGCAGAGGATAGCATAGAGCATCTGCAAGACCAGCTGCAGGCGACTGTTCTGCCGACTGATAATATCAAGCAGGTTTCTACCAAGCAAGCCTATCCAGCTCCGGGAACGGGTCGCAGCGTGGTATTGGTGGACTTTGGTTTGAAGCATTCTATCCTGCGGGAGTTAGCCAAACGCAACTGCAGCGTGACAGTGGTGCCTTATGATACCAGCGCTGAGGAAATTCTCCAGCTCAATCCTGACGGCGTCATGCTCTCAAATGGCCCGGGCAATCCGGAAGATGTGCCGGAGGCTCTGGACATGATTCGTGGTGTTCAGGGCAAGATTCCAATTTTCGGAATCTGTATGGGACATCAGCTCTTCTCCATGGCTAACGGTGCTAAGACGCATAAGATGAAGTTCGGCCACCGTGGTTTCAACCATGCGGTGCGTGAGATTGCGACAGGCCGAGTTGACTTTACCAGTCAAAATCACGGCTATGCAGTCAGCCGTGAGGATTTGCCGGAATGCCTGATTGTGACTCATGAAGAAATCAATGATAAGTCTGTCGAAGGTGTGCGCCATCGGGATTATCCTGCCTTTTCTGTGCAGTTCCACCCGGATGCTGCGCCGGGACCGCATGATGCAGACTATCTCTTTGATGAGTTTATGGAAATGATGGATGCCCATCAGGCTTACTAG
- a CDS encoding adhesion protein, producing MKRALKISACLSLLALALCLWACQSQKESSPSSSSQGLRIVTSFYPIYSMVKAISGDQNDVRMIQSSSGIHDFEPSANDVAAIYDADVFVYHSRTLESWAGELNPSLKNSKVQVLEASQGMELDRVAGLEDVQAGEGVDEKTLYDPHTWLDPQKASEEAQIIADRLSELDSDHRDTYQTNARKFQEEAKELTERYQKIFDKVPNKTFVTQHTAFSYLAKRFGLTQLGIAGISPEQEPSPRQLTEIEDFVKEHQVKTIFVESNASSKVAQTLVKATGVQIKELNPLEADPANQLSYLENLEKNLAVLAKDLKG from the coding sequence ATGAAACGAGCTTTAAAAATCTCAGCTTGTCTTAGCCTGCTGGCCCTGGCCTTGTGTCTCTGGGCTTGTCAGTCTCAAAAGGAATCCAGTCCATCCAGTTCGTCGCAAGGATTGAGGATTGTAACCAGCTTTTATCCTATTTACTCCATGGTTAAGGCTATATCGGGCGATCAGAATGATGTGCGCATGATTCAGTCTAGCAGTGGTATTCATGATTTTGAGCCTTCAGCCAATGACGTGGCGGCCATCTATGATGCAGATGTCTTTGTCTATCACTCACGGACTTTGGAGTCCTGGGCTGGAGAGCTGAATCCTAGTCTCAAGAATTCCAAGGTTCAAGTCCTTGAGGCTTCACAGGGTATGGAGCTGGATCGAGTCGCTGGCTTAGAAGATGTCCAAGCGGGAGAGGGAGTGGATGAGAAGACGCTCTATGACCCCCATACCTGGCTGGATCCTCAGAAGGCTTCGGAGGAAGCCCAGATTATCGCCGATAGGCTGTCAGAGTTGGATAGTGACCATCGGGATACTTATCAGACCAATGCCCGAAAATTTCAAGAAGAGGCCAAGGAGCTGACAGAACGCTATCAGAAGATTTTTGATAAAGTGCCCAACAAGACCTTTGTCACCCAGCATACAGCCTTTTCTTATCTAGCCAAGCGCTTCGGGCTGACTCAGCTGGGCATTGCTGGTATTTCACCGGAGCAGGAGCCTAGCCCACGCCAGCTGACAGAAATAGAAGACTTTGTCAAGGAGCACCAGGTCAAGACCATTTTTGTGGAAAGCAATGCTTCTTCCAAAGTGGCTCAAACCTTGGTCAAGGCGACCGGTGTACAAATCAAGGAGCTGAATCCTCTGGAAGCAGACCCGGCCAATCAACTATCTTATTTAGAAAATTTAGAAAAAAATTTAGCCGTTTTAGCTAAAGATTTGAAAGGATAA
- a CDS encoding pneumococcal-type histidine triad protein, protein MKKKYFLASAAVLALGLGTYGLIQWQAQPRPQTKDNKVAYIEDKTSGDKTDKNLTSDQINDEEGIEAEQIVVKITDQGYVTSHGDHYHYFDGKVPFDAIISEELIIRDPNYTLQEADIVNEVKDGYIIKVEGKYYLYLKDAKHTSNVRSVDEIARQKKLHKTKEEGDSGNSFTTKSSRTRDFSQPSKSLAAGKTAADLAGVSYQGQGGYRTNDGYTFSPSDVIEDTGDAFIVPHGGHFHYIPKSDLSPAELAAAQSYWNSRRAGGRVNPPNYGRTIASSNTWNQNSAGNQGGTVSNPTPQLPNHSKIEQPSPGLAVIQPSPSNPFQPSQPSKPSLPSLLQQLYALPQSQRYHEGDGVVFDPLKISRRTENGIVIPHGDHHHFIPYDKLSDLEAKIARLIPIGYTYQPLGDPLQSLKPQLPSQPDHDHGFHAEAVIGKDDQGYMVSHGDHAHYFYKKDLTAEQIQAAEKVLAKQQPTKPSVAVNDAERYSRDASDEEKIAYISQTYGVPKEAVRISNGFFVFNNPDQAYDPTHIHPYAVRKEHVRIPLVTGNAELDFMNELYTTALRSGLSPYSLQVEDGQFVIPHGDHNHYIKIQSKGAAEALKNRLPQIQSKYEQGDYDETAILRKVESLKADSQRLYADDPLMQRRIELALGQFVETMNKLPSNSTAGYLNSLDNFDKQFIHVDQTVKPIQETELDKTYQGLLERMNRLDTDSYGMKKADLLQRLQNAYAGQNHAEMAELGQLLSALEDYHDRTGVTAVDYIRYFYQALEDGRLSPELRRKAAGLTLTLYKSQAFIEATDLQQLFPALYQTKKEIAAALASDQPSPSSEKTELDQGEPDQPTYKAMIYDFLKGIYNDFGTTDDSEKSTQALVFLGKAQELLGEVKDQNSRSDYAAKILELGKELKSSSSDKQALLAASQKLLDQMSRTIAGQKEEPANTENQEVYQQLYNLLMSIHQYLEKNQGSEQQYQQLDQLFDKLGQRAADKKELLKEILAFQQSLVHPEGVSESHSQHGDDDGYHFNLQDMVGADEQGYRVAHLDHEHYIYQKDLSEAERQAADAYAVQKGFLKAPAEQPASGQPASSSALDTAQNGNLPSESDAAEAAQNQADKPAEASAAADPAGQSSLAASFGMTEEAFNQKLQELSQLYGVSSETFSYNPASKSISFTGADGQLKTVQIS, encoded by the coding sequence ATGAAAAAGAAATATTTCCTTGCTTCAGCTGCCGTATTAGCTCTTGGTCTCGGAACTTACGGGCTTATCCAATGGCAAGCTCAGCCCCGACCTCAGACCAAAGATAACAAAGTAGCCTATATTGAGGATAAGACTTCGGGTGACAAGACGGATAAAAATTTGACATCTGACCAAATCAATGATGAGGAAGGTATTGAAGCAGAGCAGATTGTCGTGAAAATCACGGATCAGGGCTACGTCACTTCCCATGGAGACCATTATCATTACTTTGATGGGAAAGTGCCTTTTGATGCCATTATCAGCGAAGAGTTGATTATCCGAGATCCTAACTACACGCTGCAGGAAGCAGATATAGTCAATGAGGTCAAGGATGGTTATATCATTAAGGTGGAGGGGAAGTATTATCTCTACCTCAAGGATGCCAAGCATACCAGTAATGTCCGCTCGGTAGATGAGATTGCGCGGCAGAAGAAGCTTCATAAGACCAAGGAAGAAGGCGATAGTGGCAATTCTTTCACTACAAAATCAAGCAGGACTCGCGATTTTAGCCAGCCTAGCAAGTCCTTAGCTGCGGGAAAGACGGCAGCAGATCTTGCAGGAGTTTCTTATCAAGGCCAAGGGGGATATAGGACGAATGATGGTTATACGTTTAGTCCCTCTGATGTCATCGAGGATACTGGCGATGCTTTTATCGTGCCGCATGGCGGGCATTTTCACTATATTCCTAAGAGCGACCTGTCGCCAGCAGAATTAGCTGCGGCTCAGAGCTACTGGAATAGCAGACGGGCTGGCGGAAGGGTGAATCCGCCTAACTACGGCAGGACGATTGCTTCTTCCAATACTTGGAATCAGAATAGTGCTGGCAATCAGGGTGGAACAGTCTCAAATCCGACTCCACAGCTGCCAAATCATTCAAAGATTGAGCAGCCAAGTCCTGGCTTAGCGGTTATTCAGCCGAGTCCGTCCAATCCGTTCCAGCCGTCTCAACCATCGAAGCCATCCTTGCCAAGTCTGCTGCAGCAACTCTATGCCCTGCCTCAATCTCAGCGCTATCATGAAGGGGACGGAGTGGTGTTTGACCCGCTGAAAATCAGCCGTCGGACAGAAAATGGGATTGTTATCCCCCACGGAGATCACCATCATTTCATTCCTTATGACAAGCTGTCAGACTTGGAAGCGAAGATTGCCCGCTTGATTCCTATAGGTTATACCTATCAGCCGCTGGGAGATCCTCTGCAATCTTTGAAGCCTCAGCTACCATCACAGCCTGATCACGACCATGGTTTTCATGCGGAGGCTGTCATTGGCAAGGACGATCAAGGCTACATGGTATCGCATGGAGATCATGCTCATTACTTTTACAAGAAAGACTTGACTGCTGAGCAGATTCAAGCAGCAGAGAAAGTCTTGGCCAAGCAGCAGCCCACAAAACCGTCTGTAGCAGTCAATGACGCTGAACGCTATTCACGCGATGCCAGCGATGAGGAAAAGATTGCTTATATCTCCCAAACCTATGGCGTTCCCAAGGAAGCGGTTCGCATCTCAAATGGCTTCTTTGTCTTTAATAACCCTGACCAAGCCTATGATCCGACTCATATCCACCCCTATGCTGTCCGCAAGGAGCATGTTCGCATTCCTCTGGTAACGGGCAATGCAGAGCTGGACTTCATGAATGAACTCTACACAACAGCCTTGCGCTCAGGTCTTTCGCCCTACAGTCTGCAGGTAGAAGATGGTCAGTTTGTCATTCCTCATGGCGACCACAATCACTATATCAAGATCCAGTCCAAGGGAGCTGCAGAAGCCCTGAAAAATCGTCTGCCTCAGATTCAATCTAAGTATGAGCAAGGCGATTATGATGAGACTGCTATTTTGCGAAAAGTAGAAAGCCTGAAAGCAGACAGTCAGCGTCTCTATGCCGATGATCCTCTTATGCAGCGGCGGATTGAGCTTGCTTTGGGGCAGTTCGTGGAAACCATGAATAAGCTGCCTAGTAACTCAACAGCTGGTTATCTGAACAGTCTGGATAACTTTGATAAGCAGTTTATCCATGTGGATCAGACGGTCAAGCCAATCCAAGAGACCGAGCTAGACAAGACCTATCAAGGACTTTTGGAGAGAATGAACCGACTTGACACGGATAGTTATGGAATGAAGAAAGCTGACTTGCTGCAGCGTCTGCAAAATGCTTATGCTGGCCAGAATCATGCTGAAATGGCAGAGCTTGGACAATTACTATCCGCTTTAGAAGATTATCATGATCGGACAGGTGTCACAGCGGTTGATTATATTCGTTATTTCTACCAAGCTTTAGAGGACGGGCGTTTGAGCCCTGAGCTGCGCAGAAAAGCAGCTGGGCTGACCTTGACTCTCTATAAGTCTCAAGCCTTTATAGAAGCGACCGATCTCCAACAGCTTTTCCCCGCTCTCTATCAGACTAAGAAAGAGATTGCAGCTGCCCTTGCTAGCGATCAGCCTTCTCCGTCTTCTGAAAAGACAGAGCTAGATCAGGGTGAGCCAGATCAGCCGACCTATAAGGCCATGATTTATGACTTTTTGAAGGGCATTTATAACGATTTTGGAACGACAGATGATAGCGAAAAGAGCACTCAAGCCCTTGTCTTCCTTGGAAAAGCGCAGGAACTGCTTGGAGAAGTAAAGGACCAGAACAGCCGGTCAGATTATGCAGCTAAAATCTTGGAATTAGGTAAGGAGTTAAAGAGCAGCAGCTCAGACAAGCAAGCTCTGCTGGCAGCCAGTCAGAAGCTTTTGGACCAGATGAGTCGGACCATTGCTGGGCAAAAGGAAGAGCCAGCTAATACGGAAAATCAGGAAGTTTATCAGCAGCTTTATAATCTGCTCATGTCTATCCATCAGTATCTGGAAAAGAATCAAGGAAGTGAGCAGCAATACCAGCAGCTGGACCAGCTTTTTGATAAGCTTGGACAGAGAGCTGCTGACAAGAAAGAGCTGCTTAAGGAAATCCTGGCCTTCCAGCAGTCACTCGTCCATCCTGAGGGGGTAAGCGAGTCTCATTCTCAGCATGGGGACGATGACGGCTATCACTTTAATCTGCAGGATATGGTCGGAGCGGATGAGCAAGGCTATCGGGTAGCCCATCTGGACCACGAGCACTATATTTACCAGAAGGACTTGTCAGAAGCCGAGCGCCAAGCAGCAGATGCCTATGCGGTGCAAAAAGGCTTTCTGAAAGCACCGGCTGAACAACCTGCTTCTGGTCAGCCAGCCAGCAGCAGTGCTCTAGATACTGCGCAAAATGGCAATCTACCTTCCGAATCTGATGCTGCAGAAGCAGCTCAAAACCAAGCTGACAAACCAGCAGAAGCTTCGGCAGCTGCAGATCCAGCTGGTCAATCAAGCTTAGCAGCGAGTTTTGGAATGACAGAGGAAGCATTCAACCAGAAATTGCAGGAGCTTTCTCAGCTCTACGGTGTCAGCTCAGAGACTTTCAGCTACAATCCAGCAAGCAAAAGCATCAGCTTTACAGGAGCTGACGGCCAACTGAAAACTGTTCAGATTAGCTAA
- a CDS encoding SDR family NAD(P)-dependent oxidoreductase, which translates to MQMEKTISKAVILGASGGIGRQLASELAQRTDHLVLVGRDGAKLTQLQEDLSGARAKLSCRVLDLLDATAVDDFAQQLEADLLINCCGLANFGPALSLSEADENAIWQVNYQAAIRLMKQVVERNRKIRLVQLSSLAALCPHPYLAAYSASKAALQTYCLALQEELRLKGSEAKVCLYILGPVQTDIFPPELQDALGGSQLQMSPEIAARRIIRLLYQGRSYAIVGKRYRLLVWLMKLLPQRWIIRLIGAYLRKGL; encoded by the coding sequence ATGCAAATGGAAAAAACAATTAGCAAAGCTGTGATTTTGGGGGCTTCGGGAGGTATAGGTCGTCAGTTGGCTAGTGAACTAGCTCAAAGGACAGACCATCTGGTCTTGGTCGGCAGAGATGGAGCGAAACTCACTCAGCTGCAAGAGGACTTGTCAGGAGCTAGAGCTAAGCTTTCCTGCAGAGTTTTGGATTTGCTGGATGCGACTGCTGTGGACGATTTTGCTCAGCAGCTAGAGGCGGATCTACTGATTAATTGCTGCGGTCTGGCTAATTTTGGTCCAGCGCTATCTCTTTCGGAAGCAGATGAAAATGCGATCTGGCAGGTTAATTACCAAGCAGCGATTCGGCTGATGAAGCAAGTTGTGGAGCGCAATCGCAAGATAAGACTTGTCCAACTTTCCTCTCTGGCAGCGCTTTGTCCCCATCCTTATCTAGCGGCATACAGCGCTAGCAAGGCCGCTTTGCAGACTTACTGTCTAGCCTTGCAAGAAGAGCTGCGGCTCAAAGGCTCTGAGGCGAAAGTTTGTCTTTACATTTTAGGACCGGTTCAGACTGATATCTTTCCTCCAGAGCTGCAGGATGCTTTGGGTGGAAGTCAGTTGCAGATGAGCCCGGAGATAGCAGCACGACGCATCATCAGACTGCTCTATCAAGGCCGTTCCTATGCTATAGTGGGCAAGAGATATCGACTACTGGTTTGGCTCATGAAGCTACTTCCGCAAAGATGGATTATCCGTTTGATTGGCGCTTATCTACGAAAGGGGCTTTAA
- a CDS encoding glycosyltransferase family 1 protein → MTGLEKVIKIDVISVPFSGHLLPTLTLVKPLLADPRFQIRVITGCQKKELVEEIGFDCLALFPERPTVMEDIANTPQQSNPLITYQQFRANSRLIPEVIDELNRIWQEGSKPDLVIADFVASPAGLISDRFGIPWITTIPSPVAIECRTTTPTYLGGWKPHQGVLYKFRDVLGRQAIRCGKKMAFALVRKSLGDYQDFKLYREDGTEAIYSPYSILALGMKELEFRDDFPKQLRWVGYKCLSFDRLPAAHESYFETEKKRVLVTCGTHLKWEKERMVERAKKLSQLYPDYLFYVTLGESSGLGNAPKRLAENLLLFDYLPYTDILDKIDFAIQHAGTGIMMACIEHEIPSLILPQDYDQFDNAVRAELAQVGLVARRKTDAEVLRLFKELTNRADWSQLKTLAQQSKEYQPTEILYQELGCLLNIDL, encoded by the coding sequence ATGACTGGATTAGAAAAAGTGATAAAGATTGATGTGATTAGTGTGCCTTTTAGTGGACATTTGCTGCCTACTTTGACCTTAGTCAAGCCTCTGCTAGCGGATCCGCGTTTTCAGATTCGGGTTATCACTGGCTGTCAAAAGAAAGAGCTGGTAGAGGAAATCGGTTTTGACTGTCTGGCACTCTTTCCAGAAAGACCGACAGTGATGGAGGACATCGCCAATACACCGCAGCAAAGCAATCCCCTGATTACTTATCAGCAGTTTCGGGCTAATTCTAGACTAATTCCAGAAGTTATAGACGAATTAAATCGAATTTGGCAAGAGGGCAGCAAACCGGATTTGGTCATAGCGGACTTTGTTGCTTCGCCAGCAGGCTTGATTTCTGATCGCTTTGGCATTCCCTGGATAACTACGATTCCGAGTCCCGTTGCGATTGAGTGCCGGACGACAACTCCGACCTATTTGGGAGGTTGGAAACCTCATCAGGGTGTCTTGTACAAATTCAGAGATGTCTTAGGCAGGCAAGCTATTCGTTGTGGAAAGAAAATGGCCTTTGCTTTAGTCCGGAAGAGTTTGGGAGATTATCAAGATTTTAAACTCTATCGGGAAGACGGTACAGAAGCCATTTATTCGCCGTACTCTATCTTAGCTTTGGGCATGAAAGAGCTAGAGTTTCGAGACGATTTTCCTAAGCAGCTTCGCTGGGTTGGTTACAAATGCCTGTCCTTTGATCGTCTGCCTGCAGCTCATGAGTCTTATTTTGAGACCGAAAAGAAGCGGGTTTTAGTGACTTGCGGCACTCATTTGAAATGGGAGAAGGAGCGCATGGTGGAGCGGGCGAAAAAGCTAAGCCAGCTCTACCCAGATTACCTCTTTTACGTCACCTTGGGAGAATCTAGTGGCTTGGGCAATGCTCCGAAGAGACTTGCGGAAAACCTGCTGCTCTTTGACTATCTGCCCTATACCGATATTCTGGATAAGATAGATTTTGCCATTCAGCACGCAGGAACGGGTATTATGATGGCCTGTATTGAGCATGAGATTCCCAGTCTCATTTTGCCGCAGGATTATGACCAGTTTGACAATGCCGTTCGTGCTGAGCTGGCCCAGGTGGGGTTGGTTGCTCGCAGAAAGACTGATGCAGAAGTGCTGCGGCTTTTTAAAGAATTGACGAATCGCGCGGACTGGTCTCAGTTGAAAACTCTTGCCCAGCAAAGCAAAGAATATCAGCCTACAGAGATTCTCTATCAAGAGCTGGGGTGCCTGCTTAATATTGATTTATAA
- the hemH gene encoding ferrochelatase gives MMKKAILMMTFGSPEEISFEGVAEFFTNIRRGVRPQDHEIQTLYDNYVLIGGTPLQRISLEEVEKVRQRLAGEYAVYFANKFSRPFIPDVIEQMEEDGIEDSICLILEPHFSYYSVMGYEKFIQSDSIRFNIIKEWYQEEAILDYWAEELRKILTEEVGEETFKIFFSAHSVPILALDFGDPYIDQIYDNARLIADRLGLTEEDYLNVWQSESDIGLPWIKPDVLDYMRQQETHPQHYIFVPISFISEHIEVLFDNDVECKELCEDLGVAYHRPPMPNADDRLIDTLIQSIRRHEHEPFKECFPEEETFDELQPSEESSQILAEDAELKMPDFVKKLIEKKGRENVKMPYFVKKMLEKAGKLPKS, from the coding sequence ATGATGAAGAAAGCAATTCTAATGATGACTTTTGGCTCGCCAGAGGAGATTAGCTTTGAGGGAGTGGCTGAATTTTTCACCAATATTCGCCGCGGTGTCAGACCGCAAGACCATGAGATTCAGACCCTCTATGATAACTATGTCCTCATCGGTGGAACGCCTCTGCAGCGTATCAGTCTAGAAGAGGTGGAAAAGGTTCGTCAGCGTTTGGCTGGTGAGTATGCGGTTTATTTTGCCAATAAATTTTCACGTCCTTTTATACCAGATGTGATTGAGCAGATGGAAGAGGATGGTATTGAGGATAGTATCTGTTTGATTCTAGAGCCTCATTTTTCTTACTATTCTGTCATGGGCTATGAGAAGTTTATCCAGAGTGATTCCATCCGCTTTAATATCATTAAGGAATGGTACCAGGAAGAAGCTATTCTTGATTATTGGGCAGAGGAGCTGAGAAAGATTCTTACAGAAGAGGTTGGAGAAGAGACCTTCAAGATTTTCTTTTCAGCCCACAGTGTGCCTATTCTGGCCTTGGATTTCGGAGATCCTTACATTGATCAGATTTATGACAATGCCCGTTTGATTGCTGACAGGTTGGGTTTGACAGAGGAGGATTATCTCAATGTTTGGCAGAGTGAGAGTGACATTGGGCTCCCTTGGATCAAACCTGATGTACTGGACTACATGCGCCAGCAAGAAACACATCCGCAGCATTATATTTTTGTGCCGATTAGCTTTATCAGTGAGCATATAGAGGTCCTTTTTGACAATGACGTGGAGTGCAAGGAACTTTGCGAAGATTTGGGTGTTGCCTATCATAGACCGCCTATGCCCAATGCAGATGACCGTCTAATTGATACCCTGATTCAAAGTATCCGCCGCCATGAGCATGAACCCTTCAAAGAATGTTTTCCAGAAGAAGAAACCTTCGATGAATTACAGCCATCGGAGGAGAGCAGCCAGATTCTTGCAGAGGATGCAGAGCTGAAAATGCCAGATTTCGTCAAGAAGCTAATTGAGAAAAAGGGGCGTGAGAATGTTAAGATGCCGTATTTTGTCAAGAAAATGCTGGAGAAAGCAGGAAAGCTGCCCAAGAGTTGA
- a CDS encoding HAD family phosphatase, which produces MIKILALDMDGTLLNSKKEIPQAHIEAIHQAIEKGVKLVLCTGRPLVGVKPYYDKLGLTQENEYIIVDNGCATHQTSDWSLVDWQELSGQDIRYLYSLSENSPVQLTLFDEEHYFVVGEKASSYVVNDASLVFTSPTEISLEEACSDQHRMFQAMFLGSQEQVDAFEADFGQEICQRFSGVRSQSVIYEAMPSGVTKAFALERLAKQLDVKPQEIMAIGDANNDIEMLEYAGLGVAMGNASDYVKSLADAVTDSCDENGVATAIEKYILNS; this is translated from the coding sequence ATGATTAAAATTCTTGCACTTGATATGGACGGCACCTTGCTCAACAGCAAAAAAGAAATTCCCCAGGCTCACATTGAGGCTATCCACCAAGCTATTGAAAAAGGAGTCAAATTGGTTCTTTGCACAGGTCGTCCCTTGGTTGGCGTCAAGCCTTATTATGACAAGCTGGGCCTGACACAAGAAAATGAATATATCATCGTGGACAATGGCTGCGCTACACACCAGACCAGCGACTGGAGTCTGGTAGACTGGCAAGAGCTGAGCGGTCAGGATATTCGCTATCTATATAGCCTTTCTGAAAATAGCCCTGTCCAGCTGACTCTCTTTGATGAAGAGCATTATTTCGTCGTCGGAGAAAAAGCCAGTTCCTATGTCGTGAATGACGCTAGCTTAGTCTTTACTAGTCCAACCGAGATTAGTCTGGAAGAAGCTTGCAGTGATCAACACAGAATGTTTCAAGCTATGTTTTTAGGCAGCCAAGAGCAGGTAGATGCTTTTGAAGCTGACTTTGGTCAAGAAATCTGCCAGCGTTTCAGCGGCGTTCGCTCTCAGTCAGTCATTTACGAGGCCATGCCGTCTGGTGTGACCAAAGCCTTTGCCCTGGAGCGATTGGCTAAACAATTGGACGTCAAGCCTCAGGAAATCATGGCAATCGGTGATGCCAACAACGACATCGAGATGCTGGAATATGCAGGTCTCGGTGTTGCTATGGGTAATGCTTCAGACTATGTCAAAAGCCTAGCCGATGCCGTCACAGACAGCTGTGACGAAAATGGGGTCGCTACAGCTATTGAGAAGTATATTTTGAACTCATAA